One Actinoplanes missouriensis 431 DNA segment encodes these proteins:
- a CDS encoding antibiotic biosynthesis monooxygenase has translation MTAPADTFPDVNRPGVGVVLVAPRYVGSADAQRAEVERVMAPYRGPSLPDGFLSVSAFVSTDDENVLTYAQWTSDDAYRAFVSGGGHGEPDEEMAEPVRYRLYRGNVLEPGSVPGLLVAPVFDVDGRDRQRRSADALVDGPLGKPFPGLISSHFHLSVDGTRVLNWAEWVDEEAHVRFGQSSLPHECLAAITMPGVRGIGGKRYVLAGSIVA, from the coding sequence ATGACCGCACCCGCAGACACGTTCCCCGACGTCAACCGGCCCGGCGTCGGCGTCGTCCTCGTGGCCCCCCGCTATGTCGGGTCCGCCGACGCGCAGCGCGCCGAGGTCGAACGGGTCATGGCGCCGTACCGGGGTCCCTCTCTGCCTGACGGCTTCCTGTCCGTCAGCGCCTTCGTCAGCACCGACGACGAGAACGTGCTGACCTATGCACAGTGGACCAGCGACGACGCCTACCGCGCCTTCGTCTCCGGCGGGGGCCACGGAGAGCCCGACGAGGAGATGGCCGAGCCGGTGCGCTACCGGTTGTATCGCGGCAACGTCCTGGAGCCGGGCAGCGTCCCCGGTCTCCTGGTCGCTCCGGTCTTCGACGTGGACGGCCGGGACCGGCAGCGGCGGTCGGCGGACGCGCTGGTCGACGGGCCGCTGGGCAAGCCGTTTCCCGGGCTGATCTCGTCCCACTTCCACCTCAGCGTCGACGGCACCCGCGTGCTCAACTGGGCCGAGTGGGTCGACGAGGAGGCACACGTCCGGTTCGGGCAGAGCTCGCTGCCGCACGAGTGCCTCGCCGCCATCACCATGCCGGGAGTGCGCGGCATCGGCGGCAAGCGCTACGTCCTCGCCGGGTCGATCGTGGCCTGA
- a CDS encoding NADPH-dependent FMN reductase → MTTPDPGAPPRVAVINSSVREGRFAPRVGAWVHKSLVEAGVDTDVINLCDLVIPADMSPHPDSASFAGAIGQADAILIITPEYNHSFPGPLKTAIDAVREQWRAKPVAFVSYGGMAGGLRAVEALRLVFAELHAVTVRDSVSLHNPWGPAEDPRVEYPDQAATAALHQMMRQLSWWAGALRDARHRTPYPG, encoded by the coding sequence ATGACCACGCCCGACCCCGGAGCGCCGCCCCGCGTCGCCGTCATCAACAGCAGCGTCCGCGAAGGACGCTTCGCTCCCCGGGTCGGCGCCTGGGTCCACAAGAGCCTGGTGGAGGCGGGCGTCGACACCGACGTCATCAACCTGTGTGACCTGGTGATACCCGCCGACATGAGCCCGCATCCGGACAGCGCCTCGTTCGCCGGCGCCATCGGGCAGGCCGACGCCATCCTGATCATCACGCCGGAGTACAACCACAGCTTCCCCGGCCCGCTGAAGACCGCCATCGATGCGGTGCGCGAACAGTGGCGCGCCAAGCCGGTCGCGTTCGTCTCCTACGGCGGGATGGCCGGTGGCCTGCGCGCCGTGGAGGCACTGCGGCTGGTCTTCGCCGAGCTGCACGCGGTCACCGTCCGTGACTCGGTCAGCCTGCACAACCCGTGGGGGCCGGCCGAGGACCCGCGGGTCGAGTACCCCGACCAGGCCGCCACCGCGGCGCTGCATCAGATGATGCGCCAGTTGTCGTGGTGGGCGGGAGCGCTGCGGGACGCGAGGCACCGCACTCCGTATCCGGGCTGA
- a CDS encoding MarR family winged helix-turn-helix transcriptional regulator, translating to MIWPDRLARLDAFVAWHAAQRAHRLLCDHLDTTGLRMQHYRVLAGMLELGECTQAELSRALELDAGNLVLLLGELEQREAVTRTPDPAHRRRNLVRPTDLGRQMFSEMDKAVNQANDLFLAPLDEAERAQFRSMLTRLVGDAG from the coding sequence ATGATCTGGCCCGACCGCCTGGCCCGGCTGGACGCCTTCGTCGCCTGGCACGCCGCTCAACGAGCGCACCGCCTGCTCTGCGACCACCTGGACACCACCGGGCTGCGCATGCAGCACTACCGCGTGCTGGCCGGCATGCTGGAGCTGGGGGAGTGCACCCAGGCCGAGCTCAGCCGCGCGTTGGAGCTCGACGCCGGCAACCTCGTCCTGCTTCTCGGCGAGCTCGAGCAGCGCGAGGCCGTCACCCGTACCCCTGATCCGGCCCACCGCCGGCGCAACCTCGTGCGTCCCACGGACCTCGGCCGCCAGATGTTCTCCGAGATGGACAAGGCCGTCAACCAGGCCAACGATCTCTTCCTGGCGCCGCTGGACGAGGCCGAGCGGGCCCAGTT